One Epidermidibacterium keratini DNA segment encodes these proteins:
- a CDS encoding PTS sugar transporter subunit IIA has product MSELADLLSEDAIALDLEVDDWQGAVRAAGALLEKTGVADAPYTQSMIDNVVDNGPYIVIAPGFAFAHARPSEAVHRTGLSWVRLATPVEFGHKRNDPVTLVVALAAKDDKAHTRSMAELAKVLANKQIKQRLDTATTPAQVLKALNSVDEKPAKAAAASTPEPARAADADDAASAASPDDKKSTGKILTVCGNGLGTSLFLKNTLEQVLDRWKWSQYVDVEATDTISARGKAKDVDAILTSGEIARTLGEVGIPVKVIDDFTNTDEVDAAMRDLYDV; this is encoded by the coding sequence ATGTCTGAACTTGCCGACTTGCTCTCCGAGGACGCGATCGCCCTCGATCTCGAGGTTGATGACTGGCAGGGCGCGGTGCGCGCCGCGGGGGCGCTGCTGGAGAAGACCGGCGTCGCCGACGCGCCGTACACCCAGTCGATGATCGACAACGTCGTCGACAACGGCCCCTACATCGTCATCGCGCCGGGTTTCGCGTTTGCGCACGCCCGCCCGTCGGAGGCTGTGCACCGCACCGGGCTGTCATGGGTGCGCCTTGCCACGCCGGTCGAGTTTGGTCACAAGCGCAACGACCCCGTCACGCTGGTGGTGGCGCTCGCCGCGAAGGACGACAAGGCGCACACCCGGTCGATGGCCGAGCTTGCGAAGGTGCTGGCCAACAAGCAGATCAAGCAACGGCTCGACACCGCGACGACACCGGCCCAGGTCCTCAAGGCGCTCAACAGTGTCGACGAGAAGCCCGCAAAGGCGGCGGCCGCGAGTACGCCGGAGCCGGCCCGAGCAGCCGACGCTGACGATGCGGCCTCCGCGGCGTCACCGGATGACAAGAAGAGCACCGGCAAGATCCTGACCGTCTGCGGCAATGGGCTGGGCACCAGTCTGTTCTTGAAGAACACCCTCGAGCAGGTGCTCGATCGGTGGAAGTGGTCGCAGTACGTCGATGTCGAGGCCACCGACACGATCTCCGCGCGCGGCAAGGCCAAGGACGTCGATGCGATCCTGACCTCCGGCGAGATCGCCCGTACCCTCGGCGAAGTCGGGATCCCAGTCA